From the Telopea speciosissima isolate NSW1024214 ecotype Mountain lineage chromosome 9, Tspe_v1, whole genome shotgun sequence genome, the window GACCAATGCATGTCCGTGGGCCGATGCATAAATTGGGCCAACTTATTTATGGCATAGCTGATATCGGGCCTGGTCATGAgcaagtacagaaaagccccaaTAACATGCCGATACTTAGTCTTACCATCAAGAGGAGCACCCGAGTGAAGGGTAAGACCCGGACTGGTAGCCATCAGAGTGGAAACAGTTTTGGCATCAAGCATGCCCGTGCTGCGGAGAAGATCCGTAATGTATTTGCGTTGAGAGAGAAATATTCCAGTGGAGGAGAGGGACACCTCGATGCCCAAAAAATAGTTGAGGTCTCCTAGGTCCTTTAGTGCAAAAGTAGCTGATAAAGTGGTTATTAGGCCCTTAATTACTGTGTTGGAACTACCCGTGATGAGAAGGTCGTCAACATAGACCAAACAATACATAACATCAGCACCATGTTTGTAAATGAACACAGAGGTGTCCGTTTTGGAGGAGCCAAATCCATAGGCAACCAAGAATTCGTGGAGACGAGTATACCAAGCACGCGGggcctgtttgaggccatagagcTATTTGTGGAGATGACACACATAGTCGGGATAGGCCGGATCCACAAAGCCCCGTGGCTGAACCATGAACACATCTTCAGTCTACAATCCATTTCGAAATGCATTATTAATGTCCAACTGGCGCATAGGCCACTATTTAGAAACAGCAATGGAAAGAACCAAGCGAATCATTGCTGGTTTAACTACCAGTCTAAACATCTCCGTATAATCAATGGACGTTGGTGAAAACCTTTGGCTACAATACGAGCTTTGTATTGCTCTATTTTGCCATTAAGTGGCGTTTTATACGaaaaacccatttgcatcccaccacattttgctttgGCGTAAGGGCTGCAAGGGACCATGTGCCATTACGTAGTAGCGCATCAAACTCCTCATTCACGGCAGTTCGCCAGGCTGGAACCTTTAAGGCATGTGTATAACAAGTAGGTTCCATGTCAGTAGAGTCAGCCAGCAATGCAGCGGCAAGGTCAAGGCGCGTTGGCGCACATAGAGTCCCAATTCAAGACCGAGTCGTAATGTGGTGTACTAAGTCACGAGAGGTGGAGATGGGCTGTAGGGGTTGAAGCCCATCCTGTGTAGTGCTGGTGGGTACAACAGAACCAGTATAAGGCACTAATGGGCCAGATGGGCCTGTAGCCACTGAATGTGGAAGCATAGAGGCTTGTACCTCAGAACTGCCCAATGGGCCAGATGGGCCTGCAGTGAATGCCGGTGGTAATGGGCCAGATGAGCCTGCAGCCAATGAATGTGGCAGCATAGAGTCTTGAACCTCAGAGCTGCCCAATGGGCTAGATGGGCCTACAGTGAATGCCGGTGGTTGCATGGGCAGAGGTGGCACATCTGGAACTACAGTTGTTGGTGGATGGCCAATATCAGAACAAGAAAGAAGTAGCGGTGGAGATAGAGGGCACCAGGTGTCAACAGTGGATTGTAGTGAACCATCCCAGGCAGGTAAATTGTGGAAAGGAAACACATCTTCGACAAATGTGACATGGCGACTAATATACAACCTGTTGGTGGAAGTGTCAAGACACTTATACCCCTTATGGGCTAGGGAATAACCCAGAAACACACAAGGCTTTTATTGGAACTGTATGGACGCAACCAGGGAAAACAAAGACATCCAAAGGATTTCAAGAAAGAGTAATCCGGTTGTGAGCCAAAGAGATAGTGGAATGGATTGTCATTGTGAATCAGTGGAGATGGTAACCTGTTTATGAGGTATACTGCCGTAGAAAAGGCATATGACCAATAAGGGGATGGAAGGTTGGAATGAAAGAGAAGAGCAAGCCCAGATTCTATATTATGGCGATGTTTGCACTAGGCTGCGCCATTCTAAGCTTGAGTATGAGGACAAGAGACTCGCCGGGAAATGCCATGCGAAGCAAAAAAAGAATTCAATCCTAGAAATTCCCTGCCACCATCTGTTTGTAAACACTTAATTGTAGTAGAAAAGAAATTCTCAACCATTAGCTTGAACCTAGAGAATATAGGTAACACAGCAGACTTCTTAGCAATTGGAAACAACCAACAATACTTGCTGGAGTAATCTACAAACAAGACATAGTATCGATACATGTCATGAGAAACAACCGGGgctggtccccaaacatcacaATGCAGTAATTCCAAAGGTGAAGTACTAATAGTAGGTGAAGTAGTAAGGGGGAGTCTGTGACTCTTAGAACAGTTACAGGCCTTATAGAATGATGAAGTAATACTAGAAACAGGTAAAGTAAACGAATGAACAACATGACGAACAGTTCTAAAAGATGGATGTCCAAGTCTTGAATGCCAGTTATCCATGGATGCACGAACTGCAGAATTGGAGAAGGAAACACCATGCAATGGTAGATGCAGCTCATAGAGTCCGTTATTACTCCGGCCTTGATATAATGTTTGGCCGGTCCTTTGATCCTTAATCAAGAAACAATCAgagtgaaattcaaaaaaagtgTGATTGTCTTGACATAATCTTTGAATGGAAATTAGATATTTATGAATATCAGGTACACAGAGAACATTAGAAAGATGAAAACAGCTAGAAGGTGCAATCATAGTAGTAGAACCAGTGCTAGTTATCGACAGACCTTGCCCATTGCCTATTATTATTTGCTTAGGGACAGAAAATGGTTCACTTAGAGCAAAGATTGCTTATATCTGCAGTTAGATGGTTATTAGTTCCAGAATCTAATAGCCAAGTAGTGTAAGGAGAAGATAAACCAAACGAATAGAAGCAAGTATTACCAAGAAAAGCATGATTATAACGCTGGGGGCAGAGTGACCTTTGTTGCCACAGATTTGGCAAGCAGAACGGTTAGAGGAAGTTGGGAAGCCAGAACCTGATGAGGTTGCAGAGATTGTGTACTGACAGACTAGCCGATGGTGCGAAAGCGAGTGCCAGAACCAGAATCTTGGGCCACCTGGTCTTGAGAACGTTGAGTGCCAAGATTAGTGGAATACTGGTCACGATCTGCAGAGCGAGTGGAAGAACGTTGAAACGAACGCCAGTTACCACGATTGCGATTGAATCTTGAATTCACATATCGCTTGTTGCTCTGAAAGAGAGCATTTCTTGCAGAATCAGACGCCATATTCGCCGTCGCAACAGAGGATGCAACCTCATCAGAAATGGATTGAAGAAAGTTCTCAAAAAGAAGCAGATCGGTGAGATCTATAAAGCAAACCGGTTCTGCGCGCAGTCGAATGGATGTGGTAAAATCACGGTATTCAGATCCTAAACCACGAAGTGTGGTCAACACGAGGTCTTCATCGCTGATCGGCTGATTGATGGCAGCCAGAGCATCAGAGATGGAGCGAACCTTCAGGAGATAAGCAGCAACAGAGTCAGATCCCTTCTGCAAGCGAGAGAGTCGATCTTTGAGATCCAGAATGCGCGTACGAGATGACGGCGCATAGATCCGTGCTAGGGTGTGCCAGGTATGCTTGGAAGTAGGAGAAGCCACAACCTGAGATAAGGCAGTTTTCGACAACGATGAGATGATACAACTCAGTATGAGTTGATCCTGCCTATCCCACAGCAGAGCAAGAGAAGCCTCATCAGAATCAGTTGAACCAGCCACCGTTGATGGACGAGGACAGCTACGGTCGACAAAGCCAAGAAGTAACCCCTGAGAAGCGGTACAAATTGAGCTCGCCAGAGAAGGAAATTGGTTGCAAAGAGCTTAAGAGGACGATAAGGTGAGACATTAAGAGTAACCAGAGGCGAACAAGGGTTCACAGACACCGAAGAGACCCCCATGAGAGACAAaccagagaaaaaagaaaatcaagaaatgacacaaggaccaagaaagagaagaacaaaagaaaaagcaagAAAAAGCGGAAAGCGTTAGAGCAAGAGTGGCTTAACTGATACCGTGTTATGAAATGAACCGTAGCTCTTTATTCATCTTTCatcaatatatatacatatctcaTAAATGATTCTACAACCTAAGTAGAACCTAGAGAATATACATAGGTACACGTGGCTGATCCTCATCatggtaaaattttttttattgattttatggTGATATCACTTGTACTAAACATCCAGCGGCCATTGTGTTGCGCTCAACTCCCAGGCTGCCATGTGAATTTTATgtcaatccaatggttgatagATGAGCTCAACTTTATTGCTAGAATAGTCCCAACATTACCTAAttggaaattaaagaaaaaaaaaaatctcccatggttttttgtttttttgttggtttgtgTTACTTATTCAGCTGTCCATACATAGAGgaataacaattttttttaattcccgCCCCTCTTCCTCTAAAGTTTCGAGATGGGAGACCACTCCATCATCGGTATGGAGATCAATTTGGAATTGCCAAACGCTTCCCAAAATTAGATCTTTCTTATAGAGGGAAGCAACAAATGGCCTTGCCACAGGGGAAGAATTATGTAAACGGGGTATGCCTATTGAATCATGTTGCCTTCACTGTGGAGCTACAATGGAATCAATATTGGACCATGTGCTTTTTCACTGCCCATTTGCGAAGGCAATCTAGTTTGGGAGTCTCATTTCTTATAAAATTCCTATTTCTTCCCATGAGGATTTCATTGTGGGCTTGTGGCATCTTGGATTCAAGATTAATGGAAACGATTTGATGTGTTagggaaggaaaggaagaggggGTCTCTGCAGCTCTATAACATGGACTCTACGGCTAGCTCGTAACGATTTGGCCTTTGGGAACAAAAAAATGTCCCCTAAGGAGGTGATCCAAGCAGCTCAAAATGCTCACATGGATCGAATTCTTGTTAACTTAGTACAGCAACCCTACATCACCCCGCATTCTAGCAACCCCTTCAGTGGTTCGCGCATCATGGAAGCCTCCGAATCAAGGTGTTTTGAAGCTCAATTCTGATGCCTCATAGAAACCTGATCATAAGAGATGCAGCATGGGTATCATGATCAGGGGTCACCTGGGACAACCTCATGTGGCAAAATCCAAGGTTGTACACTTTGAGTCTATCATGGTGGGCGAGGCTCTTGCAATTAGGTGTGGAATCCTTGAGGCTATTTTGATTGGAGCAAAGCGGATTGAGGTAGAATCAGATTGTAAGAACGTCATTTCTTACATGCTTAATCCTTCAAGCATCATCCCTGTTAATACTCAGCCTATCATTGAAGATATCACTCATGGCCTCTCATCTTATTTTTGTGGATTGTAAGTTCAATTTTACTTCTAAAGAATCCAATGGTTAAACGGATTCACTAGCCAGGAAGGCTCTGTCTATTTCGTGTACAATAGTATGGAGGGAAAACTGTATTTCTTCTTCCATGAGTTTAACACGAAATGAATAGTGTTTTTCTTACCCAAAACAACTTTTCACGTATAGTTTCTTGATGATAAACATCTCTCTAAACACTTTTAATGACAACATGAAGaggtacccaaaaaaaaaaaaaggacaacaTGAAGGGATATTTGTGAAGGCAAAAGGACACATGGCATCATGAAATCGTTATGTAAAGCCTTCACCTGGAATAATCTCAACAATGCCTAGttccataaaaagaaaaaatctccaATGAGTTTTTCCAGGTCTTGTGTTACTCGTAAAATGAACCCTAGAATAGTTCCAACATTATTGCCTAGCAAGTCTCCGATGGGTTTTCTGGGTATTTGTAAAATGAACCCACCATCATTGGTATTTGTGGATTAATCCTTTCCAATTCCCTAAATTGTGCAGTGTGGTAGTTTGTGTCGAAGCGGATCGTTTGCACaaggatctttatctcctccaattccttgCTCGGCCCAGtttcccagttcctctaacaaggggagctagaatgaccaccctacccctacccgaaTACTCTGCCCAACTGGAGTctaccaccccctattagaagaactggggaactgggccgggcagggaactggaggagataatttttcgtTTGCACAATCGTCTTTTTAggtatttttgttttggtagagaATGAACTATTTATTGAAACGTGTCCAACACTTGGAAACCAGCTTACACATATCAAATATCCAAGGAGGGGAGATGGGCCAGGAAGTCCCACACGCTAAGGACAACGCCCTCCAAGCCAGAGAGTCAGCAATGCTGTTAATCTCTCTGGGAATGTGGTGGAAGGAAATACATACAAAGTAAGGAACCAAGTACTTAATATCCCCTTTTTAGGTTAGGCAAACCCACTTCCAATAGCAAATTAATTAAGCTATCTCCTTGTGGATAAATCCAAAAGGTAATCAGTCAGAGGAAAGGAACCCGAAAaatttttgctgctacacttatagcaggaatgttcctgctacaaggctagcagcaaaggaaatggaataattcacttcccctttgggttcataaataccctcctaggtttttgtattttctaaaataccccttaagATTTCATTTCCTTAGCTGTCAGCCTTGTAGAACATTTCTGTTACTAGTGTAGCAGCCAAATTTCGTCCGAAGGAACCTTACCTTATGTTCAATGGTCTTTGTTAAGCGCGGTTAAAGCTGAAAGTGTAGGAGTAGATATGGAAAGATAGGAGCCAGGAGAAAAGGAGGTATAATTAGTACTCGGTGTTTTTTATACTGTTATTTTAACAAGAAAAAGTCAGGTTTGAATTGTccagataaaaagaaataaaatccaaCTTACGACACAATGGAGAAAGTTTCCCAATAACCAATATTTTACATGGCTCCTTTCCATTGAGGTTCTTGTTTAAAGAATTTGCAGTTGGGAGTGTAAAATTTGTGCAGAAGACCGACTTGGTAACCAGCAAGCTCAGTTCCTTCCAAGTTTCGAAATAAGTTtgaaaactaattaaataacGTGCACAGAAGGTTCTTCAGGTAACCTTAATTCATTGCCATGACGTTCAGtgatcaaggtgacaccaactgTACAGCTACTTATATGAATTTTATTTATACCAACTCCAAGGATCATTTTGACATGATTGACACAGTCTTCGCTTTGTCGTTCAATGAACTATTTAGACCGAGTCCCCTCTCTACCTATCTCTGAAGAAATCGTTCATGGCAGAACCGCGCAATTAAACTTGACTATTCTTGTTAATGTCAGTAACTATAAAAAGAGACCACTACGTATTGTAAATCACCGCAACCAACAAACTACTCGATCTCTTCAAATTCTCATGGCGTCTGCTACATTTGTGTTTCTACTCCTCTCTGCACTAGTTTATATTTCTGCAGTAGTAGCAGATCATCATAGATCATCCAGCATTAGCTTAGGTTCCTCCCTGTCCCCTTCCTCAAccaattcatcatcatcatcatgtgGCTTTCTCCTTCTGGTCAATTTGCTTTTGGGTTTTACCCACAAGGAAATAGCTTTGCCATTGGAATATGGTTTGCCCAAATACCTGAACATACAGTCGTATGGACATCAAATCGAGATATGATCGATCTTCCTCTACCGATGCCACGTTGCTCCTTACCACTGATGGTAAATTGGTCCTGAAACATATTAGGGTTTAAGGTTTAAGCACACgattgcttaaagcattacacccttagtatctagtttggaataccgaCTGTTGCCTCCAGTtaatatttataggaaaactaggatttaggtcagatagactaattactagattacccctcacaacatgagtattaatacaagtagaattatattagaacatatgatgggatattacataaatacccttacaaaaCGCATACCACAAGACGAACCAAAATCTATTGCGGACGACTCACAGTCGGTTTCTTGGGCTTCCATGCTTGACACCGGTAATGTCGTTCTATATAATTCAAGCGGAATGATCTTTTGGCAAAGTTTTGATTTCCCTACAGATACCCTTTTGCCAGGTCAACGTCTACTCGCAGGACATGAGCTGTTCTCTAGTCTATCAGAAACCGATCACTCCACAGGAATATTTAAGCTCAACATGCAAAGTGACGGCAACCTTGTTCAATACCCAAATGAAAATCCACAAACAATCCCAAAATCATATTGGGCAACAGGTACGAATGGTCAAGGTGACAATGTGACATTAaatcttgatgatgatggtcaCCTTTATTTGGTTAATAGGAAGGGTAAAACTATCTATAATCTATTCACCGGTGGAAATTCCGTCAACGGGATGATTTTTTACCGTATGACGATCGACATCGATGGGATCTTCAGAGTCTATTCCATTATTAATGTGAATCAGAAGAGTTACTACTGGTCGATCAAATGGGAGTCATCCACCGATAAGTGTAAACCCAAGGGCATTTGTGGTTTGAATGCTTATTGTACTCTCATGAATAAGACAGCCCTATGTGACTGTATTCCCGGTTTCAGCTTCAAAGATGAGAGTCACCATAATTTGGGTTGCGAGCGAAAGTTAAATGATGAGGATTGTGGAAACGAAACAATGTCTACGTTGAAGAACACCGAATGGGAAGAAAATCCATATTACGCAATTCTATCATCCACTACTGAAAGAGAATGCAAAGAGGCTTGCTTGGCAGACAAGTACTGTGAAGCTACATCATTTCCAGACAAGCAGTGTAGAAAACTGAGTTTCCCGTTGAGATATGgaagaaaattacaagatacAACCACCACTACAATTTTTGTAAAGTCAGCAGGTAAGAGTTGCAGTGCCACATGATTCCACCACTCTAATAAATAATCTTTTTCCTCATCAAGGCTCTGCCTGAATGTATCTAGGTAAAATAATACAGGGAAAAAGTACatgttgaatttttattttcgaTGTAAAATGTCATTGTAAGGCTTCTTgtcatttattttatatattttcatcttccccccccccccccccccaaaaaaaaaaaaaaaatacaatctAATGTCGGGTTGGTTAGTCCAATAGAATTCATCCTAGTGAAGTGCATCCCATCGATTTCCATTTGGCATGTATTCATAAaccaaaaaattcaaattagaaCTCGAAAAATAGTAGTACAACTCGACGATGTTCTTAAACCCCTCTTTAGGAACAATTGATCCTTTGCCGGCAGCTCCAAGTGCTTGTTCTTGTCCACCATGACATCAATGAAATAGGATAAAggatgtacccagtgcatgaggacCTTTGCTTTCGTAGAGAGAcagtttccagactcaaacccgtgaccacttggtcacaatggaaaaACTTATACCATTGCACCAAGTCCCTCCCTCCCTCAATGAAATAGGATAATTACAATTATTACAACCTACCactgaaattttcaatttcccaGATACAGTTCACCCCCTTTCGGATGTAAATTTGTAGATAGGCAGGGAACTTTGATTAGATAAATTATGATAGACAAGCACAGAGACCTGGATTGCCTGAAAGACTTTCTACTGAACCTCCCTTAATAAGTGAGGGGTAACTAGACCTGAGAGctgattgtttgaaaagttaATTCATAGAGGATTTCTGGTATAAGCATTGTCAGTTCGTTGTTTGACAGATCAAGAACATTTAGAGATTTCAAGTAAACGAAATTGATGCAGGAATTGATTAATTTAGTTACCAATTTCAAGAGGAATAGATCCAGATAAGAGGTTGTCATAGAGATCGATCTTACCCAAATTAACAACTTGAGCAATTTCTGGTGCTATGACACATGAAATCCTGTTCTGCTGTATGAACAGCTCCGGAGGGGCTAGGAGAGGGAAGCAAGGGAGAAAGGGAGGTGCGAGTTTGTTTTTTTCAGAGAAGATCAATAAAGAAACATTGAGTAGGGGGTTAAATGTAGAATAAGTATAGCATGCAACACAATTATTTTAAGCACACAAACCAAATATTTTTAAGAGAAATCTCCATTCCCAATAAGCATACAAATAAGTTGAAAATTTAGCATCATAACCCCAATAACTTGCGTTATATGTATGTTTTAAATGATCATAGCGGCTCTAGTTATggtctttcaattttttgaaatcatTGGGAAACCTGtcccaaaattttttattaattgttaCAAAATCAGAATCCAAATTCGTCTGGACAGTCCAGGTACAGATTTTAATGGGTTGGCTTCGAGACTCTTTAGATTCCGATTTCAAACTGACACCCTTCTTTAGTCAGTCATATTTGACGTGCTTTGAGTGTTCGTCATTTTGGATTACATGGCACTACATCAGTCTTCAGAAGGGAGCCTCAGCTCCAGAAACTCTGAacagtttccttttttttccccctttaaaACAGTTTCTATAGTTTTCAAACTATAAAATTCGGGTTGTTCCCTGGAGAATTATGGTCAGATTTTTTTCAGATTATcctgatatatattttttcaagcTTGATATTTTTAACTTCCATGGCACCCACTCTTCAGAGATTAGGGAGAGGGAGGCCACAATGCTACAGGAAACCAAAAAACTAGCAATGAAATGTTCTTTGAATAAATATAACATTAACTAATTTACAACTTGCAACTGACAAATAAAACCCCTCTTCTGCGCTTCCTATacaaaaacaaaccaaatcagcAGAGAGTGTACTCGCAATCAAGCAAGCGGGAGAGGATCTCCTCACAGCTTGGTCGTTCATCTGGCTCTGCCCAACAATCTGCAATCaggattgaaaattttttagtGCCTGCAAAATTAGCAGAGAGAATATGAAAGGAACAAAACTTTAAAGCTGACAGACCTGCAATAAGCTTGCCCAGTGGACCTTCAGGAATCTCTAGCCGTGATCCCTCATTAGCCACTGCATAAACCACCTGAACAATGGAGAACATGAAAATAAGATTACAATCCAACTAAAGTCCacatggaatattgaacacaaGTGAACCTCTATGTCACATACCTGCACTGCTGGTACACCTTCCCATGGTCTACTTAGAGTGAACAATTCCCACATTATCACACCAAGGCTGAACACATCACATTTCTCTGTGAACGGTTCATTGCGTATGAGTTCAGGAGCCATCCATTCGGGAGTCCCTGCAGATGAGGAATCTCTCATGGGAATTTCTGTCATTATTCGAGAAAGCCCAAAGTCGCAGATCTTCACTTGCCAATGCTTATTCAGGAGGCAATTTGCAGTTTTCAGATCCC encodes:
- the LOC122638736 gene encoding G-type lectin S-receptor-like serine/threonine-protein kinase LECRK2; protein product: MLDTGNVVLYNSSGMIFWQSFDFPTDTLLPGQRLLAGHELFSSLSETDHSTGIFKLNMQSDGNLVQYPNENPQTIPKSYWATGTNGQGDNVTLNLDDDGHLYLVNRKGKTIYNLFTGGNSVNGMIFYRMTIDIDGIFRVYSIINVNQKSYYWSIKWESSTDKCKPKGICGLNAYCTLMNKTALCDCIPGFSFKDESHHNLGCERKLNDEDCGNETMSTLKNTEWEENPYYAILSSTTERECKEACLADKYCEATSFPDKQCRKLSFPLRYGRKLQDTTTTTIFVKSAGKSCSAT